The Comamonas testosteroni genome contains the following window.
GCCCTTGGCCGTGGATTCGTAGAACAGGGCTTCGGCCTTGCCCTCGCCCTGGCGCTTCAGGGAGGCCACGGCGGATTCGTCGGCCCCCAGGGCCGCCAGCTTTTTCAGCAGTGCAGCCGTGGGCTTGCCCTCGGCATCCAGCGCCACGGAGACAGGCATCAGCTTTTGCGAGACAGCCTTGTCTTCGGCCTGGGGCAGCACTTCGGTGATGTGCGCGGCCAGACGGCGGGGAGAGGCGTATGCGGTCAGGCGCGACTCGGTCGATGCCAGCAGTCCCTGGGCCTTGAGCTGCTCGAAGATGACAGCGGCAAAAGCGTCGCCGAGCTTTTGCAGCGCCTTGGGCGGCAGCTCTTCGACAAACAGTTCAACCAGTAGATTCGATGCGTTCATGATGATTTTGATAGCAACCAGCACTTTCTAGATCAAGGCTGGCCGCTGAAATTTTGGGATATGGGTCGAAATGAAGCCTGAAGCCGCTTAAGCAGCCTTCTTCGCTGCCTGCTCTGCGGCCTTGGCCAGTTCGGCCAGCACCTCGTCGGCGTGGGCCTTGGGGGCCATGGGGAAGCCCAGGCGCGCGCGGCTGTCCAGATAGCTCTTGCCCACGGCGCGCGCCAGGTTGCGGATGCGGCCGATATAGGCAGCGCGCTCGGTCACCGAGATGGCGCCGCGGGCGTCCAGCAGGTTGAAGGTATGGGCGGCCTTGAGCACCTGCTCGTAGGCGGGCAGCGCCAGCTGGGCGTCGATCAGCTGATTGGCCGAGCCTTCATGGGCCGCAAAGGCACTGAACAGGAACTCGGCATTCGAATGCTCGAAGTTGTAGGTGGACTGCTCCACCTCGTTCTGGTGGAACACGTCGCCATAGGACAGGCCGTCGGTATAGACCAGGTCGTACACCGATTCCTTGCCCTGCAGATACATGGCCAGGCGTTCCAGGCCGTAGGTGATCTCGCCCGTGGCGGGCTTGCAGTCGATGCCGGCGACCTGCTGGAAATAGGTGAACTGGGTCACTTCCATGCCGTTGAGCCAGACTTCCCAGCCCAGGCCCCAGGCGCCCAGCGTGGGGTTTTCCCAGTCGTCCTCGACAAAGCGGATGTCGTTCTTCTTCAGATCGAAGCCCAGGGCTTCGAGCGAGCCCAGGTAGAGCTCCAGAATATTGTCGGGTGCGGGCTTGAGCACCACCTGGAACTGGTAGTAGTGCTGCAGGCGGTTGGGGTTCTCGCCATAGCGGCCGTCCTTGGGGCGGCGGCTGGGCTGCACATAGGCAGCCTTCCATGGCTCCGGGCCGATGGCGCGCAGAAAGGTCGCGGTGTGCGAGGTACCGGCGCCGACTTCCATGTCATAGGGCTGGAGCAATGCGCAGCCCTGTTCGGCCCAGTAGGACTGCAGTTTCAGAATGATTTGTTGGAAGGTCAGCATGACTTGTATACGTTCGCGCGTCAGCAATCACTGGCG
Protein-coding sequences here:
- the glyQ gene encoding glycine--tRNA ligase subunit alpha translates to MLTFQQIILKLQSYWAEQGCALLQPYDMEVGAGTSHTATFLRAIGPEPWKAAYVQPSRRPKDGRYGENPNRLQHYYQFQVVLKPAPDNILELYLGSLEALGFDLKKNDIRFVEDDWENPTLGAWGLGWEVWLNGMEVTQFTYFQQVAGIDCKPATGEITYGLERLAMYLQGKESVYDLVYTDGLSYGDVFHQNEVEQSTYNFEHSNAEFLFSAFAAHEGSANQLIDAQLALPAYEQVLKAAHTFNLLDARGAISVTERAAYIGRIRNLARAVGKSYLDSRARLGFPMAPKAHADEVLAELAKAAEQAAKKAA